The DNA sequence TCTCAGAATAGGGAATAGGTCTATTATTGATAGCATCGGTTACAACGCCTTCAATATATAATAATGGAATTCTGTAATAGCTATAAATATCATCACTACCACGTCCACCTCGTCTGTCTGATGCAAAGTAACCAGATAAGCCATCCGGATTCATGAAAAAAGAAAAATCATCACTATTTGAGTTAACGGGTTCTCCTAAATTTAAAACATCTATTATTTTATTTTCTTCATTTTCAATAGTTCTGTACACATCTAATAAGCCTAAGCCTTGGTGACCATCAGAAGCAAAAAATAAGGTGTCCTCATTATTAATAAACGGGGTTCCTTCAGATTTTTTAGTGTTTACTATTCCTCCTAAATTTTCAGGAGTTCCAAAGGTGCCATCAGGGAAAATATCCACAACGTATATATCTGAACCTCCATATCCTCCTGGCATATCTGATGAAAAGTATAACTTGGTATCATCTTTATTTAGGGCAGGATGTTGAACCGAATAGTTATCACTATTTATAGATAAATCTTCAATATTACCCCAGCTATTTCCTTTTTTAGTGGCTCTATATATTTTGATATGGTTAAACCCTTGTTTATCATTTGTTTGTACGTTTTCTGTAATATTATTACGTGAAAAATACATTGTGTTTCCATCCTTACTAATCGTAACAGGACCATCGTGATAAATAGAGTTAACATCCCCTTTTAACTTAGAATCATGGTCTACAGTTCTACTATTTTTTTCAGTAACATAAACATCTAAAAAAGGTTGCTCATCCCAACTATATAAACGCTGTACTGACACACCTACGTCTCTTGAAGACGTAAAGTATATTTTATTATCATGTTCAAAGGCACCAAAATCACTATACTTTGAATTGAAACGGACTTTATTTAAAAAATATTCCTGTTTTGCATTTTCAATGTTTTGCATAAAATTGCCACTTCTACCGTAATTTTCTGTTTCAGCAACACCACCAGAATCTTTATAGCGTTGCATCCATATTTCGGCCTCTCTATAATCTCTGATACCTCTTAGAGATTTTGCAAAGTTGTAAT is a window from the Pseudalgibacter alginicilyticus genome containing:
- a CDS encoding OmpA family protein, encoding MKIKSHILIYLFLSFSLSGIAQQSKLKKADTLFNQFSFVKAVELYKELVANNYERDYAIRKLADSYDLLRDPKNASRYYRQAVRQPKIPIEYYYNFAKSLRGIRDYREAEIWMQRYKDSGGVAETENYGRSGNFMQNIENAKQEYFLNKVRFNSKYSDFGAFEHDNKIYFTSSRDVGVSVQRLYSWDEQPFLDVYVTEKNSRTVDHDSKLKGDVNSIYHDGPVTISKDGNTMYFSRNNITENVQTNDKQGFNHIKIYRATKKGNSWGNIEDLSINSDNYSVQHPALNKDDTKLYFSSDMPGGYGGSDIYVVDIFPDGTFGTPENLGGIVNTKKSEGTPFINNEDTLFFASDGHQGLGLLDVYRTIENEENKIIDVLNLGEPVNSNSDDFSFFMNPDGLSGYFASDRRGGRGSDDIYSYYRIPLLYIEGVVTDAINNRPIPYSEITIFDAKNKQIAHLTTDDFGYFSINIDRNTDYKIVAKQKKYIEDFRTISTKNIETKTQIIKANLLLNPIQNIEVLADVSSLNSIYFDYDKHEIRKDAKIELDKIVNLMNNEYPNMIIKIESHTDSRGSIAYNDNLSKDRANATYKYLISRGIDASRITEHKGFGERRLINGCDDNADCTETDHQLNRRTQFIIVKME